Proteins co-encoded in one Flavobacterium sp. M31R6 genomic window:
- a CDS encoding OmpA family protein translates to MKKLLFICICLAFTYSTEAKTGKLKWDIKISETKASPIGDLENDFYKTNIPFYGVGNLATTLLDEIKDTDNDGVSDRNDKCPNTPAGVAVDKTGCPLDKDIDGVADYLDECPDVLGLGTLNGCPDTDKDGIADSKDRCPDVAGSVDLKGCQDVDKDGVADIDDKCPNTTAGYKVNASGCPLDNDNDGVANEVDLCPDAAGPLALKGCADTDGDGVTDNVDRCPSEKGNIIDKGCPTIAPVDVKKIADIAGKLFFENGSAELKISSYVQLDYLVVILKRYNATDLQIGGHTDNVGGDLANIDLSKQRAESVKTYLISKGIPETRLTALGFGDGKPIADNKTSSGRAKNRRVELITTYK, encoded by the coding sequence ATGAAAAAATTATTATTCATATGTATATGTTTAGCATTTACATATAGTACAGAAGCAAAAACGGGAAAACTAAAATGGGATATTAAAATTTCTGAAACTAAAGCTTCACCTATTGGAGATTTAGAAAATGATTTTTATAAAACAAATATTCCGTTTTATGGAGTTGGAAACTTAGCAACTACGCTTCTTGATGAAATAAAGGATACTGATAATGACGGTGTTTCCGACAGAAATGATAAATGTCCTAATACTCCTGCTGGTGTCGCTGTTGACAAAACTGGATGTCCTCTTGATAAAGATATAGATGGTGTTGCCGATTATTTAGACGAATGTCCCGATGTACTAGGATTAGGAACCTTGAATGGTTGTCCTGATACTGATAAAGACGGAATAGCTGACAGCAAAGACCGTTGTCCTGATGTTGCCGGTTCAGTTGACTTAAAAGGCTGCCAGGATGTTGATAAAGACGGTGTTGCAGACATTGATGATAAATGCCCGAATACAACTGCAGGTTACAAAGTAAATGCATCTGGGTGTCCTTTAGACAATGATAATGATGGTGTAGCCAATGAAGTGGATCTCTGTCCTGATGCTGCTGGGCCATTAGCACTAAAAGGTTGTGCAGATACTGATGGCGATGGTGTAACAGATAATGTTGACCGTTGTCCAAGCGAGAAAGGGAATATTATTGACAAAGGCTGTCCTACAATTGCACCAGTAGACGTCAAAAAAATAGCTGATATTGCAGGTAAACTTTTCTTCGAGAATGGCAGTGCAGAGTTAAAAATATCGTCTTATGTTCAACTTGATTATTTGGTGGTCATATTAAAACGTTATAATGCGACTGATTTACAAATTGGTGGTCATACTGATAATGTGGGTGGTGACCTCGCTAATATAGACTTATCAAAACAACGTGCCGAATCTGTTAAAACTTATTTAATCAGCAAAGGAATACCTGAAACTAGGCTTACTGCTTTAGGATTTGGAGACGGTAAACCAATTGCCGATAACAAAACTTCTTCAGGCAGAGCCAAAAACAGAAGAGTTGAATTGATAACAACATATAAATAG
- a CDS encoding AI-2E family transporter, translating to MTASSTIVTKKLFLFFLLISGLYYGKVFLMPFVIGGILATLFLPFCNWMEKKKIPKGIAVFLCFFALFLFLSGLIALLSWKISEVMNDITLLKDKAIDTVVYIQKYIYSHFNISIEEQYKILKEEKPSYSNMVQMLLSSLAITLTNLILVTAYFLFLLYYRSHIKQFILKLTAISEQKAMEQVIHKVANVSQQYLIGLSKMIVCLWIMYYIGFSFIGLENALFFAILCGFLEIIPFVGNITGTALTILIAAMHGGNLILLGGIAITYGIVQFIQGWLLEPLMLGPQVKINPLFTIIALVLGELLWGIPGIILAIPLTAMLKIICDHVEALKPYGFLIGEIESKKSTNSSFFKKIKALL from the coding sequence ATGACTGCCTCCTCAACTATTGTCACAAAGAAATTATTCCTATTTTTTCTTCTTATATCAGGTTTATATTATGGGAAAGTTTTCCTTATGCCTTTTGTAATTGGAGGAATTTTGGCTACCCTTTTTTTACCTTTTTGCAATTGGATGGAAAAAAAGAAAATTCCAAAAGGAATAGCAGTATTTCTTTGTTTTTTTGCTTTATTCCTTTTTCTTTCTGGCTTAATTGCACTACTGAGTTGGAAAATATCTGAAGTGATGAACGATATCACTCTTTTAAAAGATAAGGCCATTGATACTGTTGTCTACATTCAAAAATACATTTACAGCCATTTTAATATTTCGATAGAAGAACAGTACAAAATTTTGAAAGAGGAAAAACCTTCTTATTCAAATATGGTGCAAATGCTATTAAGTTCGCTGGCGATTACATTAACTAATCTTATTTTGGTCACGGCTTATTTTTTATTTTTGTTGTACTATCGCTCGCATATCAAACAATTTATCTTAAAACTTACTGCCATTTCAGAGCAAAAAGCAATGGAACAAGTAATACACAAGGTGGCCAATGTATCGCAACAGTATTTGATTGGCCTTTCAAAAATGATCGTTTGTTTATGGATTATGTATTATATCGGTTTTAGCTTTATTGGATTAGAAAACGCACTCTTTTTTGCCATACTATGTGGATTCCTAGAAATCATTCCTTTTGTCGGTAACATCACTGGAACGGCACTTACGATTTTAATTGCAGCCATGCATGGAGGCAATTTAATTCTACTTGGAGGTATTGCCATTACATACGGAATCGTTCAATTTATACAAGGCTGGTTGCTTGAGCCTTTGATGCTAGGACCTCAAGTAAAAATTAATCCTTTATTTACGATTATTGCACTAGTACTAGGTGAACTACTTTGGGGAATTCCTGGAATTATTTTGGCAATACCATTAACTGCCATGCTAAAAATCATCTGTGATCATGTTGAAGCATTGAAACCTTATGGCTTTTTGATAGGAGAAATTGAAAGCAAAAAATCTACAAATTCAAGTTTTTTCAAAAAAATAAAAGCCCTATTATAA
- a CDS encoding NADPH-dependent FMN reductase, whose protein sequence is MYHISIISSSIRTGRKSHSVALYLQKYLVENELATAEILDLKSYNFPIFEERLEFQVKPTAQVPEFTDKIKASEGIIIVTPEYNGGYPASLKNVIDLLYAEWERKPIGISTVSSGGYAGSQVLIFLQFVLWKIKAFTIPATFQIAKVQNEFDDLGNAIHKAATDKLASAFIKELLWSIKLVKKESYSSDVISI, encoded by the coding sequence ATGTATCATATTTCAATTATTTCGTCGAGTATAAGAACAGGTAGAAAAAGCCACAGTGTCGCATTGTACTTGCAAAAGTATCTCGTAGAAAATGAATTGGCGACAGCCGAAATATTAGATCTGAAAAGCTATAATTTCCCAATATTTGAAGAGCGATTGGAATTTCAAGTTAAACCGACAGCTCAGGTACCTGAATTTACTGATAAAATCAAAGCTTCAGAAGGTATTATTATCGTTACACCGGAGTACAATGGAGGTTATCCCGCTAGTTTAAAAAATGTTATTGATCTTTTGTACGCCGAATGGGAACGTAAACCTATTGGAATTTCCACTGTTTCGTCTGGAGGATATGCTGGATCACAAGTCTTGATTTTTTTACAATTCGTACTTTGGAAAATTAAAGCATTTACCATTCCTGCAACTTTTCAGATTGCAAAAGTTCAGAATGAATTTGATGATTTAGGAAATGCCATCCACAAAGCCGCAACTGATAAACTGGCGTCTGCTTTCATAAAAGAATTGCTTTGGTCAATAAAATTGGTCAAAAAAGAATCTTATTCATCGGACGTAATTAGCATATAA
- a CDS encoding Dps family protein, whose protein sequence is MEPQIGITKQNLQKSIAILSSVLADEMTLYIKIRKFHWNVSGNSFMELHILFENQYKQLESSIDEIAERISKLGGKAIGTMKEFSELTRLKENPNKYPSQKDMLLELLEDHETIIIEQRKDVTVCAEENNDAGSADFLTGLMEEHETMAWKLRRYLS, encoded by the coding sequence ATGGAACCACAAATTGGAATTACGAAACAAAATTTACAAAAAAGCATTGCAATCTTATCTTCAGTTTTAGCAGATGAAATGACTTTATATATAAAAATACGAAAATTCCATTGGAATGTATCTGGCAATAGTTTTATGGAATTACACATATTATTTGAAAACCAATACAAACAATTAGAATCTTCAATTGATGAAATTGCTGAACGCATCAGTAAATTGGGAGGCAAAGCTATTGGCACCATGAAAGAATTTTCAGAACTGACAAGACTTAAAGAAAATCCAAATAAATATCCTTCACAAAAGGATATGCTACTGGAACTATTAGAAGATCATGAAACCATTATTATTGAACAACGCAAAGATGTAACAGTCTGTGCTGAAGAAAATAATGATGCTGGTTCAGCAGATTTTTTGACTGGCTTAATGGAAGAGCACGAAACAATGGCCTGGAAACTTAGAAGATACTTAAGTTAA
- a CDS encoding 2,3-diphosphoglycerate-dependent phosphoglycerate mutase: MAILTLIRHGQSIYNLENLFTGNVDVALTPLGKEEAKQAGIKLKNFEYNIAYTSVLKRAEESLRIILEVIHQTTIPIIADKALNERRYGSLQGQNKDEVSKKYSSEQVEIWRRSYDIRPPDGESLADTYDRVVPYFRKEIEPKLRTGQNVLIVAHGNSLRALVMYLEGISKTEIVSFEIPTGLPRHYVFDANLKIKSVKYL; encoded by the coding sequence ATGGCAATATTGACACTTATTCGGCACGGACAGTCGATTTATAATTTAGAGAATCTATTTACCGGTAATGTAGATGTGGCACTTACTCCTTTGGGAAAAGAAGAAGCAAAACAAGCAGGAATCAAGTTGAAGAATTTTGAATATAATATTGCATACACTTCTGTTCTAAAACGAGCAGAGGAATCTTTGAGAATAATTTTGGAAGTAATTCACCAAACTACGATCCCTATTATAGCAGATAAAGCTTTAAATGAAAGAAGATATGGAAGTTTGCAAGGACAAAACAAAGACGAAGTCTCAAAAAAATACAGTTCTGAACAAGTAGAAATTTGGAGAAGAAGTTATGATATTCGGCCGCCAGATGGCGAAAGTTTAGCCGATACTTACGATAGGGTAGTCCCTTATTTTAGAAAAGAAATAGAACCAAAACTTAGAACTGGACAAAATGTTTTGATAGTCGCTCACGGCAATAGTTTAAGAGCTTTAGTAATGTATCTGGAAGGTATCAGCAAGACTGAAATTGTCAGTTTTGAAATCCCTACAGGCTTACCAAGACATTATGTTTTTGATGCTAATCTAAAGATAAAGTCAGTTAAATATTTATAA
- a CDS encoding response regulator → MNSTNKIKLFLVDDDALFLKSLEIEFLDHADFEIETYSTGELCLANLSNNPDVIILDYHLDGIDKNAINGIATLDKIKAFNPEIAVIMLSSQDKIDVAIDCMHHQAFDYVVKSETAFVRLQKIISSLYEFRKMKKELSWYMDRM, encoded by the coding sequence ATGAATAGCACAAACAAAATAAAACTGTTCTTAGTCGATGATGACGCCTTATTCTTGAAGTCTTTGGAAATTGAGTTTTTGGATCATGCTGATTTTGAAATAGAAACCTACTCTACCGGTGAACTTTGCCTTGCCAATTTATCCAATAACCCAGATGTTATTATTTTGGATTATCATCTGGATGGTATTGATAAAAATGCGATAAACGGTATCGCAACCTTGGACAAAATAAAAGCATTCAATCCTGAAATTGCTGTGATTATGCTGTCTTCTCAGGATAAAATTGATGTAGCTATCGATTGTATGCATCATCAGGCCTTTGATTATGTGGTTAAAAGCGAAACGGCTTTTGTTCGTTTGCAAAAAATAATATCATCTCTTTACGAGTTTAGAAAAATGAAAAAAGAACTAAGCTGGTATATGGACAGGATGTAA